In the genome of Ferrimicrobium acidiphilum DSM 19497, the window ATGACCTGAACATCCCCCCTCCAACCTTTTGGCCCGACATCCCGCTTGCCGATCTGCGCACCGAGTGGCTCTCACTTCGTGAGTGGGTCGAAAATCTCGTGCGGCGCTACCCCCACCTCGATCACCACGTCATCCCAAGTTGCTGGTATCTCCACAACGGTCACGTCGAGGCCCTCGCCGCGCTTCGAGATCATGAACGGATGAGCTTTGCCGAGAGCTCTCCGGCCTCCAGTCCGTCCCAGTGGCAGTGGACGTTTGCACAGATCGAGATGCGCCTGCGCGAGTGGACCGCACACGCCGGTTGCCTCTCTGTGCATCGCCCGACAACGGTCCAGCTCCGCCCCATTGATAATGATGAGTGGGAGAGCTTCTTGGCACAGGATTTAGCGGCGCGCCGCCACCTTTGATCGTGACTGGTTCATTGACGCTTTTCCACCTGTCCGTCGCGTGAGTAGGTGGTCCCTGAAGAGACCACGCGATAAGGAGGCAACAATGGCAGTCAAGACAGTGTGGCCAATTCATCATCAGTGTGGACATGACCAAGATCATGATCTCTCAGAAAAACGGGCGAGCGAGCGAGCTGGTTTTGCCCGATGGCTCGCCGGCAGAGACTGTGCTGAATGCTGGCGTATAAGCCGCGAGGCCAAGGAAACAAGAGCCAGCCAAGGTCGATTCACTGAGCACAGCGGACACCGAGCGCATCGCATCACACTATGGGAACGCAGATCGAGGATGCCTCACTTGGAGGGCTCAGACAAGGCGATCGAGTGGGCCCGAAGGGTCCGTTTCGATCTCCTGACCGCCGCTTATGCGTGTGTAGACACCGAGGACGGGTTCGTGGTCAGCGTTGAAGAGCCCGCTAAGAGCATCACGTCGGCCTCCTGGTGGATCGATCAGAGAGATGCCGACCCGGAGAGCCTGAGCGAATTAGTCCTCGATGCGGCTGGTGATTGCGTCACCAACACCGGATCAGTGAGCCCGTACTGAGATGACGACCTGGCTCGACCATCATGACATCGCGCTCGTCAATCGTGCGGTTCAAACATTGCGAGATGAGCAGCCTGCACGATGGGCTGAGTCTCTTGAGAGAGCTGGGGGCGATCCGCGGTTTGCGCTATGGCTAACGCTCGTCGACGATCTCGTCGCGAGCTACCCGCCGCTCGCCACCAATAACCCTCCATCTCTCCCGATCTCCCAACTACGCAGCCAATATTGTGCCGGAAGCTCCCCAATCTCCGCCGCCTCTAGCGCCCTGTCTGATGGGGGTGCCCACGCGACCACCGATCCATTCCCGATCACCCCTGGGAGGTGAGCATGTCTATTGATTTCCCAAACGTTCGTGCTCGCCACCCGCTTGCCGACGTAGCCCGCCGCACGGGCCTCGATGTGCCTACGAGCTCAGGCGATTACAAGGTCTGTTGTCCGATGCCCGACCACGATGATCCAAGGCCGTCCATGGTCCTTCACCTTCGCACCGATCGCTTCCACTGCTTCGGATGCGGGGCTCACGGCGACGTGATCGAATGGGTCCGCAGCATCTATCGCGTGAGCGTGAGTGAGGCTGTAGGGATGCTCGATGCCGGAGGCTCATTCCCCCCAATCCTCTCGAGATCCACGGGCCTTCCCAATACCAGAGCGACTGCTAGACCTGTCTCTGGCGCCGAACTGCCTGACCTCAATCGAACCTCTGCCGAGCGGGTCAGGGAGGCTCTGGCTGAAGCCTGGAGCTATTACAGCTATGCCAGGCTCCATGATGAAGGGTCCAACTATCTGCAAAATCGCGGCATCTTTGTCGTTGACCTGGAAACCGAGCTCGGCCGGCCGGTTGTCGGTCACACTCCCCACAAGTCACCTGACCAATTGATCGTTCGGCTCAAAGAGAAGGGATTCACGGATGACGAGCTGGTAGATGCTGGTCTGGCGCGACGCACCCCAGGCAGGCCGACGATCGACGCGTTTCGTGATCGAGTTGTGGTGCCTCTGCGAGATGGCACCGGGGGTGTGGTTGGGTTCATCGGGCGCTACGACGGTACGCGCGATGATGTACCGAAGTACCTGAACTGCACAAAGACCATAACCTACGACAAGTCCGTGAACCTCTACCGACCGAGCCGACATACCCTCGACCCTGACGCCCAAGTCATCGTCTGCGAAGGAACTCTCGATGCACTCGCTATCGCTGCAACTGCGGCGAGTGTCGGACTATCCGCCAAATTTGCACCCGTCGTTGAGTCGGGCTTAGCCATATCGGATGCGCAGTGGGAGACAATCCTGGCGATCCACCCTGGGTCCATAGTCCTCTGTGCGGATGGCGATGAAGCGGGCCGCAGGGCAAACGCACAGTGGGCGGCCGAGTTGGTCAAGAGAGGTCGCGAGAGCGTCATTACGTTCTGGCCGGATGGAGAAGACCCAGCCAGCTACCTTGCGAAACATGCATGCCCAGGATTAGCGTCCATTACCCGGGCCGAAGCCAGGCGGCCCCTTGACGATCCTTGTCGGCGAAGGCGAACGTATCCTGTGCCTGCTGACTTTGCACAGGCGCTCCTCCTGACTGATCTAGCAACAAGAACAGGGCGTCTGGGGGATCTGTCGGACTTGCAACCACTCAGCAGGTTCGGCCAGCGCAAAACCCGATCACACTTACGTAGAGCTGCGGATGCAGCTCGAGGCGTAGCTCCCGATGCGCTATTCTACACTTCACGGACCCCCAATGCCGGGGAGGCCAATTCTCGTTACGGTAACCGAACGCCTTCTGGCTGATGTAGTTACCGCGTGATCCATGCAACAGGCACCTAAGAGGTGAACACCTCTTACCGGAGGCCCGATGGCAGGTGGCCTCGACTCATCGCCTCTTTATCCCAGAAGCTGGCGTAGATACGCGGTTGCCCATTTGGCAATCTTGCTTCCATGAGTTGCTTCCACTGATTACGGATCCCACGAATCTGGTCGTCGAGGATTATGGCTGAAAGCGACTTGCGCATCTCATACGCAACGAGGTCGGCCATCTGAATCCCAATGGCTGATTCGGAGTTGGCGAACGTGATATCATCGAGCGGGCTGCCGGTGATTTCCTTAAGTTCCGCTGCGTATCGTCTTACTATTCCGCTGAGGTCACCCTTTTCGTCGCAAACGAGAACGAGTGCTTCGTGTGATTGGAATGTCATGTTCGTGTGGTGCTGTGCGTCCAGCATATCCTGCAAGACCTGAAAAAAGGCTAGAAGCCAGGGCGAATCGAGGTGAGCACCTGGATGGGCCCGGCGAATCATCGGGCCAGCGATCTCCTCGAAGCTGGCTAGGTCTACCCCAGTAGCATATATAGCGGGAACTGGCAGCGTGGTGTCGGTGATGAGGTCGCGGAACCGGCCGGCTAGCTCGCTCGTTCGCTAGGATTCCTCCACGACTCCCAGAAACCCTTACGGTGCTCACAATGTTCCATATGAAACTCGGGCATTTTGTACTCTTCGAGCAGTCGCTGCCAAGGCTGCGCTACGGATGGCCACTCTACAGCCCGAGCGAATACGCAGGCGATCGCCAAACTAGTGCCGTCTTCGCTCTCATCGCAATAGCCAGTGAACTTAAAGGGAATCACAATACCAAGCTACTACTAACGTGCTGCCCTGCTGTTGATGCGATTCTGCATCGAACCCGCTTGGTCGAGTAGAAAGACGATGCACGTCGGATTGGAACAGCTGATCTCTGCCGTGAACATACAACCCCTTTCAGCCAGACGCGAGACTTCTAGAAACAGAGTGGCAGCCGCACAGCCAGAATTCGTTCTGAGCCAAGTTCTATCACAGTCTCGTCATGCGTTCGATGAGTTTGTTCAAAGTTGAACTGCTCCGATAAGAGCAGTTCAACTTTGCGACGCAGAAATTAGCTTATTAGCCCTCTTCTCGGAGCCAGTGGGTGATTCGTATGTGGACTGACTCCTTGGACACGGGATTGAGAGCGTGTGGCGGCAACCGCGAAAGTGGGTTGGATCAGCTGGTGCCGAAGGGGCTCCACTGGCGCAGCTCTCGGGCTAAGCCCAGCTCTTCACGCCGCTATTTGATCGCGGCCCTGATCCAGGTGAGTCAGGGTCGTGATCGACGCGACCGGCGACGACAGAGACCGCCGACCGGGTGGAGGAGATGCCGAGGAGGGCGCTGACCATGTCTTCGCTTCTGTGCGGACATATACGAGCCCGACAGTTATGAATGGAACTTCTGCCGCAGAACACTAGGTGTTAAGGGACGGGCTATTCCGTTTTGTAAGGAACTCCAGGATGGCTCCTCTATCCAGGGTTACAATACCCAAAGGCCGACGAACGTAAGGTCATAGCTTCGGCAGGGCTTGGGCGTCGTACGTTTTCCTACCTCTATTGGTGTCAGAATCTAGACTGGTCGTTGGATTGACGGGGGGATCTAATGGAAGAGCTGCAATCGTTAACGAGGAGTGATGTCTTTATCCTAGGTGCTGGGTTTTCTAGAGCCGTCAACAGGCTGTTTCCACTGGCTGCTGACTTGCTAGTACCTATCCGTACGCAACTTGGCAAACAACTTGGTAGCGAAGTCCAACCGAGAGGTGGCGAACAGTTCGAGCAGTGGCTATCACGCTTGGCAGAAGGCCAGCCCTACCTGTCGCCAGATGCGAATCTAGAGCGCTCTGCAGCTTTTCTCCGAGTGAGCAAGAAGATCAGTGAGATCCTTACTTACCATGAGAACTCAGCACTTGAAGATCCTGAGCCCGAATGGCTGGCAAAACTCATCGCGACCTGGCACATCCGCCAAACCACAGTCATCAGCTTCAATTACGATAACCTCATAGAGGCTGCAGTACAAACCCAGACGTCGCGGCTTGGCGTAACCGTGGACAACATTTTGGGCCAGCTACCACCGCTGCCGCCGAACCTGATGCACGAAGAGGATCCTCCATCTCGAATTACGAACATAGACAAAGTGGGCTACGTCGTCAACACCCCAAAGGTAACTCCTGTTAGTACGTTTCGCCTCCTCAAATTGCACGGCTCGATCTCTTGGCATTGGGACGATGGAGATGACAGCGGCGCCACGCTGCAGCGTTGGCCGTACATCGGTGAATTTATGCAGTTGACAAGAGACCAGACTGATGACATTGTCAAGCAATTTCCCGGCCGTGTACCCTTTATTGCCCCGCCGTCAGCGACAAAGTCAAAGTACCTTAGCAACCGCGTTCTCCGTGACTTCTGGAGAGAGGCGTTCCATGCGTTGCAAAATGCCGCGAACATTTATTTTCTTGGATATTCGGTGCCTCCGCAAGACCAGGCGGCAATGGGTCTGATCGTCGAGGGTATTGGTGACCGCAAACCAAGAATTCACATCATCGATATCCACGCTGACACCGTGAGAGACAATTTGGCCAAGTTGCTCGTTAGATACGAGCCGTCCCAAGGAGAACAGGAAAAGGGCATTCTGGCGAAGAAGGTGACCAGGCTCAAGCGCCGCTATCAGTTGCAGCTCCACTCAGGCGACGATTCGATCAAGAACTTTGCGGACTCCTACATCGATGAGCTGGCAACTCAGCTAGCTAATAATCTAACAGACTACGCTCGCGGTCTACCAGCGATTGACCAAGTCATAGAGGTGGACAGCACCGATCCAAATTTTAAGATCAACCCAGTTGTTGGACGCATATTAGCAATGGATGGAAGAAACCCTAAAGCAATGGACTTCGACGGGATTACCATTGAGAATGGCATCATGACGATTCCGTGCCGAATTGGGAATCTCCCGGACGACAATGTAGCACTTACGAAACTGTTGCGACATTTACAGACAACAGATGTTAGGAAAATAGTTCTTGGTTCATCGAAACAAACCGACGGGGATGCTGGAGAAATCGTACCCATAGTCGATTATCGACTTAAGAGCAATACGCAGCCCGTACTTCTTCACCCGTGCTGGCATTCGCTGCATCTTACTCCCTTCATCGTCCGGGCACCATAAGCCCAGCCTCACTATGCCGGGATGGAGAACATCAACTAATGGATATCGCAGAAGGCACCCTCATCCAGACAACCCCTGAATCCTCGATTACAGTAGTTCCATGAACCTAACGGATCTTCTCGATAAGCTCACACGGTTGTCTGCAAGCTTTTCTCAACAAGGAACAGCCTTTGAACGAATGATGCGAACCTACCTCCAGACCGACCCCCTCTACTCAGACCGCTTCGAGAAGGTCTTTAGTTGGATGGAGTGGCCGGACCGGCCAACCAGGGAGCGCGACACCGGAATCGATCTCGTTGGAATCGAGCGAGATGGCGGTGTGTGTGCGATTCAGTGTAAGTTCATCCCTGCCGGCCAAAGCGTCTCAAAGCCAGCAATCGACAGCTTCCTGTCGGCCTCATCGAGAGAGCCCTTCACCTCACGGCTGATCATCGCAACAACTGACCACTGGAACACCAATGCAACCAATACATTAAAGGACCAGCGTCCTCCGGTGCAAAGACTTGGACTCTCTGATCTCCTTGAGTCACCGGTCGACTGGTCGAAGTTTGATCCCACGATTCCAGATAGACTCCTGCGACTCTCGGTTCGGACCCTGTTGCCTCATCAAAGAGCAGCTATTGATGATGTGAAGAAGGGTTTTCGCGAAGCCGATCGAGGAAAACTCATCATGGCCTGTGGAACCGGCAAGACCTTCACCTCGCTCCGGCTCGCAGAAGAGATCGTAGGACGTGGCGGCCACGTACTCTTTCTCGTTCCCTCCATTGCTCTCCTAAGCCAAGCCCTGAAGGAGTGGACCCGCGAGTCAGAGATACCGCTCCAGTGTCTCGCCGTCTGTTCTGACACCGAGGTCACTCGGGACTCAGAGGACAGCCGCACCTTTGACATCGCCTTACCAGCTACCACCAAGCCTGAGCGCCTGGGTGCCCACCTTGAGACCGCAAGACAGAGGGCACAGGCACAAGGTGATCGGGAGCCGATGTATGTCACCTTCTCCACGTATCAGTCCTTACGGGTGATCGAAGAGGCCCAGCGAGATTTCGGTTTCCCGGAGTTTGATCTCATCATCTGTGATGAGGCCCATAGAACCGCAGGTGTAGCTACCGAGACTCATGACTCTGCCTTTGTGCTCGTGCATGACAATGAGCGGATCAGAGCAACCAAGCGCATCTACATGACCGCCACTCCGAAGGTCTATGGAGATAGGGCAAAGTCCAAGGCCACCGAGGCGGAAGTCATTCTCTACTCGATGGACAACGAGGCCCACTTTGGCAAGGAGTTCCATCGTCTTGGCTTTGGCGAGGCGGTAAGGAGAGAACTGCTCTCGGATTACCAAGTGGTGATCTTGGCGATCGATGAGTCCTATGCTGCCCAGACCCTACACTCTGTTCTCACCGATTCAGATTCTGAGATAAAACTCGATGACGCTGCCAAGTTGCTGGGTTGCTGGATGGGACTCGCCAAGATCAGTGATAGGCCAGAAGAGTTCGCCAATGATCCAGACCCCATGAAGACCGGAGTCATCTTCGTCAATACCATCAATGGATCTAAGGAGGTTCAAAAGACCTTCACCGACGTCGCCGCGCAAGCTCAGCTCCAAGGGATCGGGACCAATCGTAATCTGCCTAGTGTCGAGATCAAACACATCGATGGCACTATGGGGGCACTGGAGCGCAATGGGGATCTCAACTGGCTTAGAGAGCCAACCAATGAGTGCCGACTCCTCACCAATGCCAAGTGCCTCTCTGAAGGGGTAGACGTACCATCCCTTGATGCCGTCATGTTCTTACAACCCCGCAAATCTCAAGTCGATGTCGTCCAGGCGGTAGGGCGAGTAATGCGGCGAGCAGAGGGGAAACAATTTGGCTATGTGATTCTCCCGGTGGTCGTTCCCTCCAATGTTGATCCCGATGAGGCGCTCGATCGGAACAAGTCCTTTGAGGTCGTCTGGCAGATCCTTCAGGCACTAAAGGCCCATGATGAGCGCTTCGAGGCAATCATTAACACTTTGAATCTTGGTGATCCAGCGCAGCGCAAGATCAACGTGATCGGGATAGGGGGTGACTCTGAGGAGTCTGATAGCACCCACAAGGAGACGTTGAACGAAATCAACACTCAGGCAGCTCTCTGGCCAGAACACATCGAGACCGCCATCTTTGCCAAACTCTCAAAGCGACTCTCCAGCATCAAGTACTGGCCCCGGTGGGCCGAGGACGTTGCAGTACTCGCTGGTACCTATGTGACCCGTGTCAAAGAGGCGAAGAATCGATCGAGCGTATTTGCTGACAATCTTGCGAGCCTTGTCGAGACGCTTCGTGAAAACATCAACCCGAGTATCTCTGAAGGTGACACTATCGAGATGCTCGCCCAGCACATGGTGACCAAGCCGGTCTTTGATGCCCTCTTTGGTGACTATGACTTTGCGAGCTCGAACCCAGTATCAAAGTCCCTAGATGCAGTCGTCGCCTACCTCATCGATGAGGAGGGAACTGAGTCCGAAGTCAAGGATCTCGAGCGCTTCTATGCATCGGTCAGAGAACGTGCGCGAGCTGCGAAGACTAAGGATGCCCGCCAGCAACTCGTGAAGGACCTCTACGAGAACTTCTTCAACAAGGCTCTAAAGCGCACCACCGATCGCATGGGGATCGCCTATACACCGATTGAGATCGTTGACTTTATGTTGAAATCTGTCGCCGAGCTCACCCAAACCTACTTTGGTCTTGAACTCAAAGACTCTGGCGTCCATGTGCTAGATCCCTTTGTTGGAACTGGGAGCTTCATTGTGCGTCTCATCGAACTTGGACTTCTAGGGGAATCCCTACCTGCCAAGTACCTAAGCGAACTTCACGCCAATGAGATCCTTCTCCTGCCCTACTACATCGCAGCGGTCAACATCGAGTCCGCCTATCACGCGATGACCCAATCCGAGACGTATCAACCCTTCAACGGCATTGTCTTAACCGATACCTTCCAGTTGAACGAATCCCACAGCCATATGGGGGAGACAGTTTTTCAAGCCAACTCGCAGCGCATCGAGGCGCAACGGCGGGCTCCGATTACCGCGATCATCGGGAATCCGCCGTATTCGGTTGGACAAGGGAGCGAGAATGAGAACGCCAAGAACCTGCCATATCCCCATCTCGATTCACGGCTTCGAGAAACCTACGCGTCAAAGACAAGGGCGAAGGTAAAGAGTCTCTATGACTCTTACGTCCGTGCACTTCGTTGGGCTTCGGATCGCATCGGGGACTCTGGGATCGTCTGCTTTGTGACCAACGGGGGTTGGCTACGCGGAGAGTCAGGCCAAGGAGTACGAGCAAGCTTTGAAGAGGAGTTCGATGCCGTCTATGTGCTAGATTTGAGGGGCAATCAGAATACCAGCGGCGACATGTCAAAGCGAGAAGGTGGCAAGATCTTCGGCGGAGCCAGCCGAGTTCCAGTAACCGTTCTCATGCTGATCAAAGGGGGAGCGGACACACAAACACCTCGGGGTGTCTTTTACCATGACATTGGTGATCACTTGAGCCGAGAGACCAAGCTCGATCAACTTGTCCAGTTCAACTCGACAGCAGGCGTCCCATGGACACGGATCAAGCCAAACGAACAACACGACTGGGTCAATCAGCGAGATCAAAGCTGGTATGGACTCAAATCCTTGAGGCTCTATTGACATTCATGTGGATAGATTTGGCCTGGATCTGATCCATAGCCCCAGTTCAGTGGGGGTATTTGAGGCTGAAGTAGCCACATAAGAAACGCACACGGTTTCTGAGCTCTAAATTTGGTGTTGGAAACCCATCAAAAAGGAGTTCAGAACCGTGCGCGCTACCTCTCTAGTTAAGCAGATGCTGGGCCTTCGCAGTGTCACCGTCATCGAGGTTTTAGTTCGTCCACACGAACTGCTGGTAAAGCTCAGGCTTACCCGATCGCGGTTGGTATGCCCTAAGTGCTCCTATACGACCCGGTCCTGTTATGACACGAGAACGCTCGACTCCCGATGGAGACACCTCGACATCGGGATTCACCAGACGTGGCTCTCGTGCCAGCTGAGACGACTCCGGTGTCCAACCCACGGGGTGATCACTGAGGCAGTACCATTTGCCCGACCAGTTGGGGAGTCGCGGTTTACGAG includes:
- a CDS encoding CHC2 zinc finger domain-containing protein; protein product: MSIDFPNVRARHPLADVARRTGLDVPTSSGDYKVCCPMPDHDDPRPSMVLHLRTDRFHCFGCGAHGDVIEWVRSIYRVSVSEAVGMLDAGGSFPPILSRSTGLPNTRATARPVSGAELPDLNRTSAERVREALAEAWSYYSYARLHDEGSNYLQNRGIFVVDLETELGRPVVGHTPHKSPDQLIVRLKEKGFTDDELVDAGLARRTPGRPTIDAFRDRVVVPLRDGTGGVVGFIGRYDGTRDDVPKYLNCTKTITYDKSVNLYRPSRHTLDPDAQVIVCEGTLDALAIAATAASVGLSAKFAPVVESGLAISDAQWETILAIHPGSIVLCADGDEAGRRANAQWAAELVKRGRESVITFWPDGEDPASYLAKHACPGLASITRAEARRPLDDPCRRRRTYPVPADFAQALLLTDLATRTGRLGDLSDLQPLSRFGQRKTRSHLRRAADAARGVAPDALFYTSRTPNAGEANSRYGNRTPSG
- a CDS encoding DUF3800 domain-containing protein, translating into MIRRAHPGAHLDSPWLLAFFQVLQDMLDAQHHTNMTFQSHEALVLVCDEKGDLSGIVRRYAAELKEITGSPLDDITFANSESAIGIQMADLVAYEMRKSLSAIILDDQIRGIRNQWKQLMEARLPNGQPRIYASFWDKEAMSRGHLPSGLR
- a CDS encoding DEAD/DEAH box helicase family protein, with the translated sequence MNLTDLLDKLTRLSASFSQQGTAFERMMRTYLQTDPLYSDRFEKVFSWMEWPDRPTRERDTGIDLVGIERDGGVCAIQCKFIPAGQSVSKPAIDSFLSASSREPFTSRLIIATTDHWNTNATNTLKDQRPPVQRLGLSDLLESPVDWSKFDPTIPDRLLRLSVRTLLPHQRAAIDDVKKGFREADRGKLIMACGTGKTFTSLRLAEEIVGRGGHVLFLVPSIALLSQALKEWTRESEIPLQCLAVCSDTEVTRDSEDSRTFDIALPATTKPERLGAHLETARQRAQAQGDREPMYVTFSTYQSLRVIEEAQRDFGFPEFDLIICDEAHRTAGVATETHDSAFVLVHDNERIRATKRIYMTATPKVYGDRAKSKATEAEVILYSMDNEAHFGKEFHRLGFGEAVRRELLSDYQVVILAIDESYAAQTLHSVLTDSDSEIKLDDAAKLLGCWMGLAKISDRPEEFANDPDPMKTGVIFVNTINGSKEVQKTFTDVAAQAQLQGIGTNRNLPSVEIKHIDGTMGALERNGDLNWLREPTNECRLLTNAKCLSEGVDVPSLDAVMFLQPRKSQVDVVQAVGRVMRRAEGKQFGYVILPVVVPSNVDPDEALDRNKSFEVVWQILQALKAHDERFEAIINTLNLGDPAQRKINVIGIGGDSEESDSTHKETLNEINTQAALWPEHIETAIFAKLSKRLSSIKYWPRWAEDVAVLAGTYVTRVKEAKNRSSVFADNLASLVETLRENINPSISEGDTIEMLAQHMVTKPVFDALFGDYDFASSNPVSKSLDAVVAYLIDEEGTESEVKDLERFYASVRERARAAKTKDARQQLVKDLYENFFNKALKRTTDRMGIAYTPIEIVDFMLKSVAELTQTYFGLELKDSGVHVLDPFVGTGSFIVRLIELGLLGESLPAKYLSELHANEILLLPYYIAAVNIESAYHAMTQSETYQPFNGIVLTDTFQLNESHSHMGETVFQANSQRIEAQRRAPITAIIGNPPYSVGQGSENENAKNLPYPHLDSRLRETYASKTRAKVKSLYDSYVRALRWASDRIGDSGIVCFVTNGGWLRGESGQGVRASFEEEFDAVYVLDLRGNQNTSGDMSKREGGKIFGGASRVPVTVLMLIKGGADTQTPRGVFYHDIGDHLSRETKLDQLVQFNSTAGVPWTRIKPNEQHDWVNQRDQSWYGLKSLRLY
- a CDS encoding helix-turn-helix domain-containing protein produces the protein MRATSLVKQMLGLRSVTVIEVLVRPHELLVKLRLTRSRLVCPKCSYTTRSCYDTRTLDSRWRHLDIGIHQTWLSCQLRRLRCPTHGVITEAVPFARPVGESRFTRDFEHLVAWACAKMDKTTVTKLLRVAWRTVGTICERVVTEELDPNRLDDLFILGVDEISY